A stretch of the Candidatus Gastranaerophilales bacterium genome encodes the following:
- the aroQ gene encoding type II 3-dehydroquinate dehydratase, whose amino-acid sequence MKILVINGPNLNLLGTREKDTYGTITLSQINENISDLAKHLYTAVDFFQSNTEGEIVDKIQKAKGLYDGIIINPAAYTHTSIALRDAVLAVEIPTIEVHLSNIHAREEFRKTSYLAPVCIGQISGFKDEGYYLALRAMVKHLSK is encoded by the coding sequence ATGAAAATACTCGTTATAAACGGTCCAAACCTAAATCTTTTAGGCACAAGAGAAAAAGACACTTACGGAACAATTACACTTTCGCAAATCAATGAGAATATTTCTGATTTAGCCAAACATTTGTACACAGCGGTAGATTTTTTCCAATCCAATACCGAAGGTGAAATTGTAGACAAAATTCAAAAAGCCAAAGGGCTTTATGACGGTATTATTATAAACCCTGCCGCTTATACCCATACCAGTATTGCCTTGCGAGATGCCGTATTGGCGGTTGAAATTCCGACGATTGAGGTACATCTATCTAATATTCATGCACGGGAAGAATTCAGAAAAACTTCTTACCTTGCGCCGGTGTGCATAGGGCAAATTTCGGGATTTAAAGATGAAGGCTATTATCTTGCTTTAAGAGCAATGGTTAAGCATCTTTCTAAATAA